One window of the Streptomyces sp. TS71-3 genome contains the following:
- a CDS encoding helix-turn-helix transcriptional regulator, which yields MPISPSSSAQAARASVARRLRDLRKAAGLTVVELADRCGWHHAKTSRIENARTAPSARDIGRWCDACGTSDQTADLVAQSLNAESMYQEWRHQVRAGLKQLQESWVEFYRETRLFRVYSPTLVPGLLQTEGYAAALLSSIGDFREIPVNDGAEAAIARVQRSRVITEPGHRFAILMEEAALHYQLGDTDAMAAQLGYLLTAGALPSVSLGIIPAATRERPMWPQEVFHVYDDTFVSVELLSAQVNITQPSEIALYLKAFDRLRRMAVYGAEARALVVKAIDALR from the coding sequence ATGCCCATCTCTCCGTCCTCGTCCGCCCAAGCCGCGCGCGCGTCCGTCGCCCGGCGGCTTCGCGACCTTCGCAAGGCGGCGGGTCTCACGGTCGTTGAGCTGGCCGACCGGTGCGGCTGGCACCACGCCAAGACGTCCCGGATAGAGAACGCACGCACCGCCCCCTCTGCCAGGGACATCGGCCGCTGGTGTGATGCGTGCGGGACCTCGGACCAGACAGCCGACCTGGTGGCGCAGTCTCTCAACGCTGAGTCGATGTATCAGGAGTGGCGGCACCAGGTACGGGCCGGGCTGAAGCAGTTACAAGAGAGTTGGGTGGAGTTCTACCGCGAGACCAGGTTGTTCCGCGTCTACTCGCCCACATTGGTCCCGGGCCTTCTACAGACGGAGGGGTACGCAGCCGCGCTGCTCTCCTCCATCGGCGACTTCCGGGAGATCCCGGTGAACGACGGCGCCGAAGCGGCCATCGCCCGTGTCCAGCGGTCGCGCGTCATCACCGAGCCTGGGCACCGGTTCGCGATCCTCATGGAGGAGGCTGCTCTCCACTACCAGCTCGGTGATACGGATGCGATGGCCGCACAGCTTGGCTACCTGCTGACGGCTGGCGCGCTGCCATCGGTGTCTCTCGGCATCATCCCCGCGGCAACTCGCGAGCGCCCCATGTGGCCACAGGAAGTCTTCCACGTCTATGACGACACGTTCGTGTCCGTGGAACTGCTGTCAGCACAGGTGAACATCACCCAGCCAAGTGAGATCGCCCTGTACTTGAAGGCGTTCGATCGCCTGCGCCGGATGGCGGTGTACGGCGCAGAGGCACGAGCCCTCGTGGTGAAGGCGATCGATGCCCTCCGCTGA
- a CDS encoding arsenate reductase ArsC, producing MPDTASGTTVPSVLFVCVHNAGRSQMAAAFLTHLAGDRVQVRSAGSTPAEAVNPSVVAAMAEVGIDISAEAPKALTTDAVQASDVVITMGCGDACPVFPGKRYLDWQLDDPAGQDVEAVRPIRDEIGKRIRTLIDEIAPAGRGDR from the coding sequence ATGCCTGACACCGCCTCCGGCACCACGGTGCCGTCCGTGCTGTTCGTCTGCGTCCACAACGCGGGCCGCTCCCAGATGGCCGCCGCGTTCCTCACCCACCTCGCGGGCGACCGCGTGCAGGTCCGCTCCGCCGGATCCACCCCCGCCGAAGCCGTGAACCCGTCCGTCGTGGCAGCCATGGCCGAGGTCGGCATCGACATCTCGGCAGAGGCACCGAAGGCGCTCACCACCGACGCCGTTCAGGCGTCCGACGTAGTGATCACGATGGGCTGCGGCGACGCCTGCCCCGTCTTCCCCGGCAAGCGCTACCTGGACTGGCAGCTCGACGACCCGGCAGGCCAGGACGTGGAGGCCGTCAGGCCCATCCGCGACGAGATCGGGAAGCGGATCCGCACCCTGATCGACGAGATCGCCCCTGCGGGGCGGGGCGACCGCTGA
- a CDS encoding helix-turn-helix transcriptional regulator has translation MSNQGLVVLDQTGEAGACCPALLTAPLDEGQAVELAKVFKALGDPVRLRLLSMIASQAGGEVCVCDLTAPFDLSQPTISHHLKLLRQAGLIDCERRGTWVYYWLRPETVDRLAGFLTRPAGDR, from the coding sequence ATGTCGAATCAGGGACTCGTGGTGCTCGACCAGACCGGGGAGGCGGGCGCCTGCTGCCCGGCACTGCTGACCGCCCCTCTCGACGAGGGGCAGGCGGTGGAGCTGGCCAAGGTGTTCAAGGCGCTCGGTGACCCGGTACGGCTTCGGCTGCTGTCGATGATCGCCTCGCAGGCAGGCGGCGAGGTCTGCGTCTGCGACCTCACGGCCCCCTTCGACCTGTCGCAGCCGACGATCTCGCACCACCTCAAGCTGCTGCGGCAGGCAGGCCTGATCGACTGCGAGCGGCGCGGCACGTGGGTCTACTACTGGCTGCGGCCCGAGACGGTCGACAGGCTCGCCGGCTTCCTGACGCGCCCTGCCGGCGATCGCTGA
- a CDS encoding helix-turn-helix domain-containing protein: MSEASTASTASSSAPFAGPDACRAREVLDLVGNKWSLGVVDTLGAGPKRFGELKRSVAGISQRMLTVTLRGLERDGILSRTVYAVMPPNVTYALTPMGRTLLEATRPLVHWSVRNIAAIDAARTEFDTRSASQ, encoded by the coding sequence ATGAGCGAGGCGTCCACGGCCTCCACCGCTTCTTCGTCCGCCCCGTTCGCCGGCCCTGACGCGTGCCGGGCGCGCGAGGTCCTGGATCTCGTCGGCAACAAGTGGTCCCTGGGCGTGGTCGACACGCTCGGCGCGGGTCCGAAGAGATTCGGGGAGCTCAAGCGCTCCGTCGCCGGTATCAGCCAGCGCATGCTCACCGTCACCCTGCGCGGGCTGGAGCGGGACGGGATCCTCAGCCGCACCGTGTACGCCGTCATGCCGCCCAACGTCACCTACGCGCTCACCCCCATGGGGAGGACGCTCCTGGAGGCGACGCGTCCGCTCGTCCACTGGAGCGTGAGGAACATCGCGGCGATCGACGCGGCGCGCACCGAGTTCGACACCCGGTCGGCCTCCCAGTAG
- a CDS encoding DUF6415 family natural product biosynthesis protein, with protein MRTAAAELLDEGTPLPRFDDLDETTARLRGHLQVLIRPVEDAARALPEHDGGRIRAQLSVESARVRLATSPGTGLVSATRHAQSLARELTWLCDHYETLTGTPTVEPS; from the coding sequence ATGCGCACGGCGGCGGCCGAACTGCTTGACGAAGGCACGCCGCTGCCCCGGTTCGATGACCTCGACGAGACGACGGCCCGGCTGCGGGGCCATCTCCAGGTGCTGATCCGTCCGGTGGAGGACGCCGCCCGGGCTCTCCCGGAGCACGACGGTGGACGGATCCGCGCCCAGTTGTCGGTCGAGAGCGCCCGCGTGCGCCTGGCGACGTCACCGGGCACCGGACTCGTATCCGCGACCCGGCACGCCCAGAGCCTCGCCCGCGAGCTGACATGGCTGTGCGACCACTACGAGACGCTGACCGGTACCCCCACCGTGGAGCCGTCATGA
- a CDS encoding ArsI/CadI family heavy metal resistance metalloenzyme — MSRAQLALRVSDLEASITFYSKLFGTEPAKRREGYANFAIADPPLKLVLIEGEPGQETRLDHLGVEVESTDLVDAATNRLKDAGLATFEENDTSCCYALQDKVWVHAPGKEPWEVYVVKADADQLGRSSVPGGDACCSSTVPSDAPSDAAVSGAEAVPVAAGCGCGG; from the coding sequence ATGTCGCGTGCACAGCTCGCGCTGCGCGTCAGTGATCTTGAGGCGTCGATCACCTTCTACTCCAAGTTGTTCGGCACCGAGCCGGCCAAGCGCCGCGAGGGATACGCGAACTTCGCCATCGCCGACCCCCCGCTCAAGCTCGTCCTGATCGAGGGCGAGCCGGGGCAGGAGACCCGTCTCGACCACCTCGGGGTGGAGGTCGAGTCCACCGACCTGGTCGACGCGGCCACCAACCGGCTCAAGGACGCCGGACTCGCCACGTTCGAGGAGAACGACACCTCGTGCTGCTACGCCCTCCAGGACAAGGTCTGGGTGCACGCACCCGGCAAGGAGCCCTGGGAGGTCTACGTCGTCAAGGCCGATGCCGACCAGCTCGGCAGGAGTTCGGTCCCGGGCGGAGATGCCTGCTGCTCCAGCACCGTGCCGAGCGATGCGCCGAGCGATGCGGCCGTTTCCGGCGCCGAAGCCGTGCCGGTGGCCGCCGGTTGCGGCTGCGGCGGCTGA
- a CDS encoding helix-turn-helix transcriptional regulator, with translation MAGRKRAPVAGDGPRAHLARRLRELRDGSGMTLRRLAERTGYSPSALSAAESGRTAPSWVVTEAFVQACGGDPAHWRQLWELADGQESAAESAAESDAPDSATPETGTAETGTAETGTPETGTPAAATPGAAAEGTEAASAAAGAGVGSASTSTSAASASAPEAGAEGAPRAGAAGPRSAPGRRKAGWLVAAVLAVCLAAAAAVLVPGIGTDHGARSGAASGAATGAPAESPGGTAAAAAPARDGTDPYDDGCRADAKQLDWEPVEWPDGSTYGTVILMYSRACRAAWGYLQGRVSHAWTAHIVARRDPDGGRAPSEYTGDQKLPGSWGNVLSTVHGCVSVEAFVTKAGKTGQHARTSCFQPAAP, from the coding sequence ATGGCGGGACGGAAGAGGGCACCGGTGGCCGGCGACGGGCCGCGTGCCCACCTGGCGCGGCGGCTGCGGGAGCTCAGGGACGGCAGCGGCATGACGTTGCGGCGGCTCGCCGAGCGCACCGGATACTCGCCCTCCGCCCTCAGCGCCGCCGAGAGCGGCCGTACCGCGCCGAGCTGGGTGGTCACCGAGGCGTTCGTCCAGGCGTGCGGCGGTGACCCGGCGCACTGGAGGCAGTTGTGGGAGCTGGCGGACGGCCAGGAGAGCGCCGCGGAGAGCGCCGCAGAGAGCGACGCACCCGATTCGGCCACGCCGGAGACCGGCACGGCAGAGACCGGCACGGCAGAGACCGGCACGCCAGAGACCGGCACGCCAGCGGCGGCCACACCAGGGGCGGCCGCAGAGGGAACTGAGGCGGCATCAGCGGCAGCCGGGGCCGGGGTCGGGTCCGCGTCCACGTCCACGTCCGCGGCGTCCGCGTCCGCACCGGAGGCAGGGGCGGAAGGCGCTCCGAGAGCCGGCGCGGCGGGCCCCCGGTCCGCGCCGGGCCGGCGAAAGGCCGGCTGGCTCGTCGCGGCCGTGCTCGCCGTCTGCCTGGCGGCGGCCGCGGCGGTGCTCGTGCCGGGCATCGGAACGGACCACGGCGCGAGGTCAGGGGCGGCGTCGGGGGCCGCGACGGGCGCGCCGGCCGAGTCACCCGGCGGGACGGCCGCAGCGGCGGCGCCCGCGCGGGACGGCACCGACCCCTACGACGACGGCTGCCGCGCCGACGCCAAGCAGCTCGACTGGGAACCGGTGGAGTGGCCCGACGGCAGCACCTACGGCACCGTCATCCTGATGTACTCGCGAGCGTGCCGCGCGGCCTGGGGCTACCTCCAGGGCCGGGTCTCCCACGCCTGGACCGCCCACATCGTCGCCCGCCGCGACCCCGACGGGGGACGGGCCCCGTCCGAGTACACCGGTGACCAGAAGCTGCCGGGAAGCTGGGGCAACGTGCTGTCGACGGTCCACGGATGCGTGTCCGTCGAGGCGTTCGTGACCAAGGCCGGCAAGACGGGCCAGCACGCGCGGACGTCGTGCTTCCAGCCCGCCGCGCCCTGA
- a CDS encoding LLM class flavin-dependent oxidoreductase, with protein MTFELGVYSFGVAGRDSEGNVVTTAQAVRNILEQIRLTEEVGLDFFGVGEHHHQQVPVSSPTSLLNAAAAMTSRITLSTAVSVLSTDDPIRLYQQAATAAIVSDGRMEIIAGRGSSTEPFPLFGYDLDDYDRLYADKLGLLLEINAHDRVSWESPFRPPLEDAPVVPRPEEPLKIWLGTGGNPGSTVRAGTAGLPVSYGALSGSPAHWGRLGDLYRRSAREAGVDPGALEISVAGHGFVGRAGLATKRRYHQHEVASFAMAGRSLPDRWEEVEANYSPGGMVFAGAPDEIAERIVDLHRHLGHRRQFLQMDIGGMPHRDVLSSIELLGTEVAPRVRGELGNTSTDTSRRTSRKTSRRPTIRRQDGAP; from the coding sequence ATGACGTTCGAGCTCGGCGTCTACAGCTTCGGTGTCGCGGGACGCGACTCCGAGGGCAACGTCGTCACGACAGCACAGGCGGTGCGCAACATCCTGGAGCAGATTCGCCTCACCGAGGAGGTCGGTCTCGACTTCTTCGGAGTCGGCGAGCACCACCACCAGCAGGTGCCGGTGTCCTCCCCGACCTCGCTCCTCAACGCGGCGGCGGCGATGACCTCCAGGATCACGCTCTCGACGGCGGTGAGCGTGCTCTCGACCGACGACCCGATACGGCTCTACCAGCAGGCGGCCACCGCCGCGATCGTCAGCGACGGCCGGATGGAGATCATCGCCGGCCGCGGTTCCTCCACCGAGCCGTTCCCGCTGTTCGGCTACGACCTCGACGACTACGACCGCCTCTACGCCGACAAGCTCGGCCTGCTGCTGGAGATCAACGCCCACGACCGGGTGAGCTGGGAGAGCCCGTTCAGGCCGCCGCTGGAGGACGCGCCCGTCGTGCCCCGCCCCGAGGAGCCCCTCAAGATCTGGCTCGGCACCGGAGGCAACCCCGGTTCCACCGTCCGCGCGGGCACCGCCGGTCTACCGGTCTCCTACGGCGCCCTCAGCGGCAGCCCGGCCCACTGGGGCCGGCTCGGCGACCTCTACAGACGGAGCGCGCGCGAGGCCGGCGTCGATCCGGGGGCACTGGAGATCTCGGTCGCCGGCCACGGCTTCGTCGGCCGCGCCGGACTCGCCACCAAACGGCGCTACCACCAGCACGAAGTCGCGTCGTTCGCGATGGCCGGCCGTTCCCTGCCGGACCGCTGGGAGGAGGTCGAGGCGAACTACTCGCCCGGCGGAATGGTCTTCGCCGGCGCCCCCGACGAGATCGCCGAGCGGATCGTCGACCTGCACCGGCACCTCGGCCACCGTCGCCAGTTCCTCCAGATGGACATCGGCGGCATGCCACACCGCGACGTGCTCTCGTCCATCGAGCTCCTGGGCACCGAGGTGGCTCCGCGCGTGCGCGGTGAACTGGGGAACACATCAACGGACACATCAAGGAGGACATCAAGGAAGACATCAAGGCGGCCAACGATCCGACGGCAGGATGGCGCACCATGA
- a CDS encoding LLM class F420-dependent oxidoreductase produces the protein MKFGITAFVTDEGISPAALGTAVEERGFSCLMVPEHSHIPALYTGPSSPLGRTLPRTYLRTLDPFVTLSSVAAVTRDLALVTGVLPLPQRDVFYTAKEIASLDLISDGRLAVGVGAGGWSREEMRDHGTDPATRGAKMNEQLAALKRIWTEDEAEFHGRFIDFGPALSWPKPVQRPHPPLYVGGESRAALQRLLTLGDGWLPQAATPVEELRRVRRWLADNGRANVPFTIFGAGREEPKLAEYAEAQVEEVCFLLPTQPEPETLHDLDELASLVNRVS, from the coding sequence ATGAAATTCGGTATCACGGCGTTCGTCACGGACGAGGGCATCAGCCCGGCCGCGCTGGGCACCGCGGTGGAGGAGCGCGGGTTCTCCTGCCTCATGGTGCCCGAGCACTCGCACATACCGGCTCTCTACACAGGCCCCTCCAGCCCCCTCGGCAGGACCCTGCCCCGTACGTACCTGCGCACCCTCGACCCCTTCGTCACGCTGTCCTCGGTGGCGGCGGTCACGCGTGACCTCGCCCTCGTCACGGGCGTCCTCCCGCTCCCGCAACGGGATGTGTTCTACACGGCCAAGGAGATCGCCAGCCTGGACCTCATCTCCGACGGCCGGCTCGCGGTGGGCGTCGGTGCGGGCGGCTGGAGCCGTGAGGAGATGCGCGACCACGGCACGGATCCGGCCACCCGAGGCGCCAAGATGAACGAGCAACTGGCCGCGCTCAAGCGGATCTGGACGGAGGACGAGGCCGAGTTCCACGGCAGGTTCATCGATTTCGGCCCGGCCCTGTCCTGGCCCAAGCCGGTACAGCGGCCTCACCCACCGCTCTACGTCGGCGGCGAGAGCCGCGCAGCCCTGCAACGCCTGCTCACTCTCGGCGACGGCTGGCTCCCCCAAGCGGCCACTCCCGTCGAGGAACTGCGCCGGGTACGCCGGTGGTTGGCCGACAACGGCCGGGCGAACGTGCCGTTCACGATTTTCGGAGCCGGACGCGAGGAGCCGAAGCTGGCCGAGTATGCCGAAGCCCAGGTCGAGGAGGTCTGCTTCCTGCTGCCGACGCAGCCGGAGCCCGAGACGCTGCACGACCTCGACGAGCTGGCGTCCCTGGTGAACAGGGTCAGCTGA
- a CDS encoding DUF6879 family protein, with product MSSSVPTFDDLIAHCRTAVHLEMRDSYAVDYEEGPFAEWRAGFRHDPADRDSWWRPWLDVIQGTISRGATVHRARIVSEPVSEYAKFLYDGTFTNVAAGEQVRWLSRRQASNLALPGNDFWLFDDQWVHWNHFAGDGSWTGEEITDDPAAAKLCSEAFEAVWQRATPHDQYAIR from the coding sequence ATGTCGTCGAGCGTGCCGACATTCGATGACCTGATCGCCCACTGTCGGACCGCTGTCCACCTGGAGATGCGAGATTCCTACGCGGTCGACTATGAGGAGGGCCCGTTTGCCGAGTGGCGTGCCGGCTTCCGTCATGACCCGGCAGATCGCGACTCTTGGTGGCGTCCGTGGCTCGATGTCATCCAAGGGACCATCAGCCGAGGCGCGACCGTGCACAGGGCTCGCATCGTGTCCGAACCCGTCAGCGAGTACGCGAAGTTCCTGTACGACGGCACGTTCACCAACGTGGCCGCCGGTGAGCAGGTCCGCTGGCTGTCTCGTCGCCAAGCTTCGAACCTCGCTCTACCCGGAAACGACTTCTGGCTGTTCGACGATCAGTGGGTCCACTGGAACCACTTCGCCGGTGACGGGTCCTGGACCGGCGAGGAGATCACAGACGACCCTGCTGCTGCCAAGCTGTGCAGCGAAGCCTTCGAGGCGGTCTGGCAGCGTGCCACACCGCACGACCAGTACGCGATCCGCTGA
- a CDS encoding MFS transporter, whose translation MTTHAPTNLSDPSLRGQRYRAVVASTVGTAIEWYDFFLYGTAAALVFPHLFFPGSSPYVGALASFGTQAVGFAARPVGAAIFGHIGDRVGRKATLVITLLLMGLSTALMGVLPGYASIGFAAPLLLVLLRIVQGIGVGGEWGGSVLLSMEWGSPRRRGFMTSWPQLGVPLGLLASTGMVNLMDSAAGEDFDSWGWRVPFLASLVLVGIGLYVRLRVLESPVFDEIKRTRTVERLPVIKVLREQPREVLTSAFVRLSEQAPFYLFITFVLSYGTEHLGLARQDLLDDTMVAAAIGLVTVPLWGYVSDLIGRRLTYGIGIVCVGAFAFPYFSLLDTKNSGLVLLAIVLSLFFHDMQYGPQAALIAEGFDANLRYSGAGLGYQLASVIAGGPAPLIAAAILEDTNSSIGISWYILGCCVAAMAALLLMPRARVPRTGGAGPGGATADTAEPEAATAGADSQAGSTGADSQAATTGADPQAGSTDVDPQGPTVGA comes from the coding sequence ATGACCACGCACGCCCCAACCAACCTCTCCGACCCGTCGCTACGCGGCCAGCGCTACCGAGCGGTGGTCGCCAGCACGGTGGGAACCGCCATCGAGTGGTACGACTTCTTCCTCTACGGCACGGCGGCCGCCCTCGTCTTCCCGCACCTCTTCTTCCCGGGCTCCTCCCCGTACGTCGGCGCCCTCGCCTCCTTCGGCACCCAGGCCGTGGGGTTCGCGGCCCGGCCCGTGGGCGCGGCGATCTTCGGGCACATCGGTGACCGCGTCGGCCGCAAGGCGACCCTGGTGATCACCCTGCTCCTGATGGGCCTGAGCACCGCCCTCATGGGCGTGCTCCCCGGCTACGCGTCGATCGGCTTCGCCGCCCCGCTCCTCCTCGTGCTGCTCCGCATCGTCCAGGGCATCGGCGTGGGCGGCGAGTGGGGCGGCTCCGTGCTGCTCTCCATGGAGTGGGGCTCGCCGCGCCGGCGCGGCTTCATGACGAGCTGGCCGCAACTCGGCGTGCCGCTCGGCCTGCTCGCCTCCACCGGCATGGTCAACCTGATGGACTCCGCGGCCGGCGAGGACTTCGACAGCTGGGGCTGGCGGGTTCCCTTCCTCGCCAGCCTCGTCCTCGTGGGGATCGGCCTCTACGTGCGTCTGCGCGTGCTGGAGAGCCCGGTCTTCGACGAGATCAAGCGGACCCGCACGGTGGAGCGCCTGCCGGTCATCAAGGTGCTGCGCGAGCAGCCCCGCGAGGTGCTGACCTCCGCGTTCGTCCGGCTCTCCGAGCAGGCGCCGTTCTACCTCTTCATCACGTTCGTCCTCAGCTACGGCACCGAGCACCTCGGCCTGGCCCGCCAGGACCTGCTCGACGACACCATGGTGGCGGCGGCGATCGGACTGGTCACCGTCCCGCTGTGGGGGTACGTCTCGGACCTCATCGGCCGCCGGCTGACGTACGGCATCGGCATCGTCTGCGTCGGGGCGTTCGCGTTCCCCTACTTCTCGCTGCTCGACACCAAGAACTCCGGGCTCGTCCTGCTGGCCATCGTCCTCTCGCTGTTCTTCCACGACATGCAGTACGGGCCGCAGGCGGCGCTGATCGCCGAGGGCTTCGACGCGAACCTCCGCTACAGCGGCGCCGGCCTCGGCTACCAGCTGGCCTCCGTCATCGCGGGCGGCCCCGCACCGCTCATCGCCGCCGCCATCCTGGAGGACACCAACTCCAGCATCGGCATCAGCTGGTACATCCTGGGCTGCTGCGTCGCCGCCATGGCCGCGCTGCTGCTCATGCCGCGCGCCCGGGTACCTCGCACGGGTGGTGCCGGCCCAGGGGGCGCCACCGCGGACACCGCCGAACCCGAGGCCGCCACCGCCGGCGCGGACTCCCAGGCCGGCAGCACCGGCGCGGACTCCCAAGCCGCCACCACCGGCGCCGACCCCCAGGCCGGCAGCACGGACGTCGACCCCCAGGGCCCCACCGTCGGGGCGTAG
- a CDS encoding radical SAM/SPASM domain-containing protein produces the protein MTTSTDLLAEHSTTRLLWLDLTHKCQLECTHCYNASGPDGTHGTMTRDDWTRVLDQAASCGVLDVQFIGGEPTMHPHAAELVDHALALGLGVEVFSNLVHVTAEWWGLFQHDGVTVATSYYSDRAAEHNAMTRRPSHARTRANIEKAVRLGVPLRVGIVAGSDAQRVDEARRELEALGVTRIRGDRVRPFGRGAGVHAPDPAELCGQCGVGTAAVSPTGEVSPCVFSGWMGVGNVQDTPLAGILGGAAMAEANISIRSSIPNGGGDDDENGDRCDPGCDPNAECSPGFPSGECDPRR, from the coding sequence ATGACAACGAGCACGGACCTATTAGCGGAGCACTCCACGACTCGGCTTCTTTGGCTGGACCTGACCCACAAGTGCCAACTCGAATGCACGCACTGCTACAACGCATCGGGGCCGGATGGGACCCACGGCACGATGACCCGAGACGACTGGACCAGGGTTCTGGATCAGGCCGCCTCCTGTGGCGTGCTCGATGTCCAGTTCATCGGTGGGGAACCGACCATGCACCCCCATGCGGCTGAGCTGGTCGACCACGCATTGGCCCTCGGCCTCGGGGTCGAGGTCTTCAGCAATTTGGTGCACGTCACGGCTGAGTGGTGGGGGCTGTTCCAACACGATGGCGTCACCGTCGCAACCTCCTACTACTCGGACCGGGCCGCCGAGCACAACGCAATGACACGCCGCCCGAGCCATGCCCGGACCCGGGCGAACATCGAAAAGGCCGTCCGGCTCGGCGTCCCACTCCGCGTCGGAATCGTCGCCGGTAGCGACGCCCAGCGCGTCGATGAGGCCCGTCGAGAGCTTGAGGCCCTGGGCGTCACGAGGATCAGAGGGGACCGCGTCCGCCCCTTCGGACGGGGTGCGGGGGTCCATGCTCCGGATCCGGCCGAGCTCTGTGGACAGTGTGGCGTAGGCACGGCTGCCGTCAGCCCTACCGGCGAGGTCTCCCCGTGCGTCTTCTCCGGCTGGATGGGTGTCGGGAACGTTCAGGACACCCCACTGGCCGGTATTCTCGGCGGCGCTGCCATGGCCGAGGCCAACATCTCTATTCGCAGCTCAATCCCCAACGGTGGCGGCGATGACGACGAGAACGGCGATCGCTGCGACCCCGGCTGCGACCCCAATGCGGAGTGCAGCCCGGGTTTCCCCAGCGGTGAATGCGATCCGAGGAGATGA